From Shewanella psychrophila, a single genomic window includes:
- a CDS encoding DNA-J related domain-containing protein, producing MLFAKNSTSVSAITEKSPDASLCDIKEDNPLIWPLLSLLKSSNTSWKVHHLAAKLQQQGLMHHLDDDQQKALFKTNFLLMNALFALQQLLLPQHWLQVKAMEIQIFRVVPQDLVTSLKEDDALRDYYLNWLNYDTCPNIIQEMLESFWSRYENYIGTNPNSMHSNQALSVFELNDDATNKQIRKQWRKLALIWHPDRPNGDAAQFRKVCEAWQTLRDKR from the coding sequence ATGCTATTTGCTAAAAACTCAACTTCGGTTTCAGCGATAACAGAGAAGAGTCCTGATGCCAGCTTATGTGACATCAAGGAGGATAACCCTTTGATTTGGCCGCTGCTAAGCCTGTTAAAATCCTCCAACACAAGCTGGAAAGTACATCACCTAGCGGCCAAACTTCAACAGCAAGGATTAATGCATCACCTAGACGATGATCAACAGAAAGCCCTATTCAAAACCAACTTTCTCCTGATGAACGCTCTCTTCGCACTGCAGCAATTGCTCTTGCCGCAACATTGGCTACAAGTTAAAGCCATGGAGATCCAAATTTTCAGAGTTGTACCCCAAGATCTGGTCACTAGCCTCAAGGAAGATGATGCTTTAAGAGATTATTACCTCAATTGGCTCAATTACGATACCTGTCCCAACATCATTCAGGAGATGCTCGAGTCTTTCTGGAGTCGATACGAAAACTACATAGGCACGAATCCCAACTCGATGCATAGCAATCAGGCATTATCCGTATTTGAGTTAAATGACGATGCAACTAATAAGCAGATCCGCAAGCAATGGCGAAAATTAGCCCTAATTTGGCACCCAGATCGTCCCAATGGAGATGCAGCTCAATTCCGCAAAGTTTGTGAAGCATGGCAAACTTTAAGAGATAAACGTTAA
- a CDS encoding thiol:disulfide interchange protein DsbA/DsbL, with product MIKHLALALTLALAPLSSFAAQFEEGKHFTQIAETASAQPKLTEFFSFYCHNCYNMEKQYLGDIKANLNKKVTFDSKHVDFMNSDIGTEVMRSLAVIQELNSGDKMTHAMFAAIQGGESAHGHNHEHGAHEKPELNNREDIKKVFADNGFDIKNYDTIADSKAVNDKIDLWRVQQRQFQIQSVPAFVVNDKYAVNMSAVRTLGELIDLINYLALERK from the coding sequence TTGATTAAGCACTTAGCATTAGCGTTAACTTTGGCTTTAGCCCCTTTAAGTAGTTTTGCCGCACAATTTGAAGAAGGTAAGCACTTCACTCAAATAGCCGAAACCGCCAGCGCCCAGCCAAAACTTACTGAATTTTTCTCTTTCTATTGCCATAACTGCTACAACATGGAAAAGCAATATCTTGGTGATATTAAGGCTAACTTAAATAAGAAAGTCACCTTCGATAGCAAACATGTAGACTTTATGAATAGCGACATAGGTACGGAAGTCATGCGCTCTCTGGCAGTGATTCAAGAGCTAAATTCCGGTGACAAAATGACTCACGCCATGTTTGCTGCGATTCAAGGTGGCGAAAGTGCTCATGGACATAATCATGAGCACGGCGCACATGAGAAGCCAGAGCTTAATAATCGAGAGGATATCAAGAAGGTCTTCGCCGACAATGGATTCGATATAAAAAACTATGACACTATCGCTGACAGCAAGGCTGTTAATGACAAGATAGATTTATGGCGCGTACAACAGAGACAGTTCCAAATCCAGAGTGTCCCGGCATTTGTGGTAAACGACAAATATGCGGTCAACATGAGCGCTGTTCGAACACTTGGTGAGCTTATCGACCTTATCAATTACTTAGCCCTAGAGCGCAAGTAG
- a CDS encoding cytochrome b/b6 domain-containing protein: protein MSDSPSVFSRLVAKLVDYQHVLIIILSVFLISTSGWILMGRGLRNGASIWDYLHVYLGLITAALSFSMLVICCIKGRWRQMFPWLLADFSQLNKDLFGLAKGKIPLAGGRGLYSCIEGLGILLLVGVGFTGVIWFCLQGSSDALMWRGYHILLVKGFIGFFLIHVFCACLHLLDFIRN from the coding sequence ATGTCTGACTCTCCTTCGGTTTTTAGCAGACTGGTTGCTAAGCTAGTCGATTATCAACATGTGCTAATCATCATATTATCAGTATTTCTAATTTCTACCAGTGGCTGGATCTTGATGGGACGAGGCCTGCGTAACGGTGCTTCTATATGGGACTACTTACATGTCTATCTGGGGCTAATCACTGCTGCTTTATCCTTTAGCATGTTGGTGATTTGCTGTATCAAAGGCAGGTGGCGACAGATGTTTCCTTGGCTTCTTGCTGACTTTTCTCAGCTCAATAAAGACTTATTTGGGTTGGCTAAGGGAAAAATACCATTGGCCGGAGGGCGAGGTCTATATAGTTGCATCGAAGGCCTTGGAATTTTGTTGCTTGTTGGTGTTGGCTTTACTGGTGTGATCTGGTTTTGTTTGCAAGGCAGTTCGGATGCCTTGATGTGGCGCGGTTATCACATACTGCTTGTGAAAGGGTTTATCGGCTTTTTCTTGATACATGTTTTCTGTGCATGCCTGCATCTACTGGATTTCATTAGAAACTGA
- the hemG gene encoding menaquinone-dependent protoporphyrinogen IX dehydrogenase: protein MSKILIIYSSVHGQTRKIAEHIGKRLIENGNQVVTCCIEQAPLLGEFDKIIIGASIRHGKHNSEVYNFIATHLEALESKSSGFFSVSLVARKNGRNTPGSNPYMQAFLSKTQWRPNLLKVFAGNLDYQGYNWLDRNIIRLIMWITKGPTAVNTKVEYTDWLGVDVFVKELERL, encoded by the coding sequence GTGAGTAAAATATTGATAATCTACTCCAGTGTTCATGGCCAGACACGCAAAATTGCTGAGCATATCGGCAAACGTTTGATTGAAAATGGCAACCAAGTGGTGACTTGCTGCATAGAGCAAGCTCCGCTCCTCGGTGAGTTCGATAAAATTATTATTGGAGCTAGTATCCGCCACGGCAAACATAATTCAGAGGTGTATAACTTTATTGCGACCCATCTTGAAGCATTAGAATCTAAGTCTAGCGGCTTCTTTTCTGTGAGTTTAGTTGCACGGAAAAACGGTAGGAATACCCCAGGGAGTAACCCCTATATGCAGGCATTTCTGAGTAAAACCCAGTGGCGACCTAACTTGCTTAAGGTGTTTGCTGGTAACTTGGACTATCAGGGGTATAACTGGTTAGATAGGAATATCATTCGTCTAATCATGTGGATAACCAAAGGTCCAACGGCTGTAAATACTAAGGTTGAGTATACGGATTGGCTGGGGGTCGATGTTTTCGTCAAGGAACTCGAACGCCTTTAA